From the genome of Podospora pseudoanserina strain CBS 124.78 chromosome 7 map unlocalized CBS124.78p_7.2, whole genome shotgun sequence, one region includes:
- a CDS encoding uncharacterized protein (EggNog:ENOG503NVY0; COG:T) has product MSVHGPEPPVPAVVAASDAVEVKSSERARQREIAAYLLAASFPPDLPAAFAEKATLNSDPILNGLTQLGALRLGCDRAFVSLIDRTYQYVVSEITRSHSLFDLISDPGDTIAIGVCKLRNCDGVCPATMNAFMDETGEWVKTGPDVIANRTRYIINNFTTHPDYKDRPYVKNYPYFRSYLEVPLVSSLGYLMGSYCVVDSKLNEFDDDEKVEIMNEIAAAIMAHLENVRIKQSRDRSAQLIQGLSGFIRHEPPSQRPSRASAIPGPAPSDLDPPTTTEQPGGIGGSNDDGKSAGRADSTDVQSSDGSQRPEPINVISSSSIESGQSGLSLLSEARQTLSETPPTTPRDEVNENPMEQQLKTAIARTDADKAAIANPPAPSSETSESHGSGFISSANIKTTFFRAAGTIRRSMDMDGFMFLDAVPSSYRDRSDQPTLGSQPGILHDYEEGPFCSAIVKSCLGPTGENITHSSQTRLPEVSLQRFIRAFPQGKVFTADEYGPIDDSYGPGKRFQSSRQQPDPATVRLKDDIDALFRVLPSAKYVVFLPLWHFQRECWYAASLGWVEDPTRAIDITDIGLVSAFGNSIMAEVSRLEALAASRAKSDFVSSLSHELRSPLHGIMASSELLRENMLDSPLLSTLDMLDSCATTLLDTFNNLLDHAVVTHTGRERDHKSPAAQLRVTDLGLLVEEVVEAIRVGHLSGNAFHMQSSMLKKIAEPVNSSVPDRPLLITVHVAMKSAWRMPINVGAWKRIVMNIFGNALKYTLTGRIEVKLKTVQRLDKTGKSSEHISFSVQDTGLGMSSDYLKYHLFTPFSQENSHSPGMGLGLSIVQQLVNDLGGFVEVYSSVGIGTCVEVLVPLNKDETDSSVAVPVQPPQQLLDAHQRQLAGRTLCLITSEAYSASNNTGPGANKDQRLWTMNVERALKSNAGETLGMTVIIPTHNEPLPTADIYVLDSGASHDTAHKDIDDFMVRHSHIAPLVLLCSGSGPPSCLKSSTTKNHPLHIHHPLGPRKLAAVLCAALEAKTPLNIDTVRPINSAQASAVAKWITPVPLSPGVPALAKLKTELGPITGPDPRPAVPVEAKTNKPITSPTTSNAGGTAQSPSAPTRHLLLVDDNPINIKLLTHVVRKLNHTFLTAANGLEAAQLYKKSLEGQGARFDLVFMDISMPIMNGFEATREIRQMEANAGVVDKVKIVALTGLSSDLSRNEATASGCDLFLTKPVKMNVVREVLNELNNDSAGG; this is encoded by the exons ATGTCGGTTCATGGCCCCGAGCCACCGGTGCCGGCCGTTGTGGCAGCAAGTGACGCCGTCGAGGTGAAGAGCTCTGAGCGAGCCAGGCAGAGAGAGATCGCAGC TTAcctcttggccgcctcgtTCCCTCCAGATCTCCCCGCCGCTTTCGCCGAAAAGGCCACGCTGAACTCGGATCCCATCCTCAATGGCCTCACTCAACTCGGCGCCCTGCGACTGGGCTGTGACAGAGCCTTTGTGTCTCTCATCGATAGAACATACCAATATGTCGTCTCGGAGATCACGCGATCACATTCGCTTTTTGACTTGATCTCCGACCCGGGAGACACCATCGCGATAGGTGTTTGCAAGCTGAGGAATTGCGATGGTGTGTGCCCGGCAACCATGAACGCGTTTATGGACGAGACAGGTGAATGGGTGAAAACAGGACCCGATGTCATTGCGAATAGAACGAGATATatcatcaacaacttcacGACACACCCCGACTACAAAGACCGCCCATATGTCAAGAATTACCCCTACTTCCGATCATACCTCGAGGTCCCTCTGGTCTCTTCGCTTGGGTACTTGATGGGAAGCTACTGCGTGGTGGACAGCAAGTTGAATGAgtttgacgatgacgaaaAAGTGGAGATTATGAACGAGATTgctgccgccatcatggcGCATCTGGAGAATGTTAGGATAAAGCAGAGCCGAGATCGTTCGGCCCAGCTAATACAAGGGTTAAGCGGATTCATCAGGCATGAACCACCCTCACAGCGGCCCTCCCGTGCGAGTGCTATACCTGGGCCGGCGCCCAGCGACCTCGATCCTCCGACAACGACGGAGCAGCCGGGCGGTATTGGAGGTTCCAACGACGACGGCAAATCCGCCGGCAGAGCTGATTCGACTGATGTGCAGTCGTCTGATGGGTCTCAACGACCGGAACCGATTAATGTCATTTCATCGTCGTCAATCGAGTCAGGCCAGTCTGGCCTCTCTTTGTTGTCGGAAGCCAGACAGACTCTTTCCGAgacacctccaacaaccccgcgGGACGAGGTCAATGAGAATCCGATGGAACAACAATTGAAGACGGCTATCGCTCGCACCGATGCAGACAAAGCCGCCATTGCAAACCCACCGGCCCCTTCATCGGAAACCTCGGAATCACACGGGAGTGGCTTCATATCTTCAGCCAACATTAAAACCACCTTCTTCCGAGCCGCCGGTACCATTCGACGCTCTATGGACATGGATGGCTTCATGTTTCTCGACGCAGTGCCAAGTTCTTATAGAGACAGGTCCGACCAGCCCACTCTGGGCAGCCAGCCAGGGATTCTCCACGACTATGAAGAAGGCCCATTTTGCTCTGCCATTGTCAAATCTTGTCTAGGGCCCACTGGTGAAAACATTACTCACTCTTCACAGACGCGCCTGCCTGAAGTATCGCTTCAACGGTTTATCCGCGCGTTCCCTCAGGGCAAAGTGTTTACCGCTGATGAATATGGCCCGATCGATGACAGTTACGGACCTGGGAAGCGATTCCAGTCCTCTCGTCAACAACCAGACCCAGCAACTGTACGACTGAAGGATGACATTGACGCCCTATTCCGAGTTTTGCCCTCTGCCAAATACGTCGTCTTCCTGCCGTTGTGGCATTTCCAGCGCGAATGCTGGTATGCTGCCAgtctgggttgggtggaggaCCCGACTCGGGCTATCGACATCACGGATATCGGTCTGGTATCTGCGTTCGGCAATTCCATCATGGCCGAGGTATCACGACTTGAAGCCCTCGCTGCCAGTCGCGCAAAGTCAGACTTTGTTTCATCCCTTAGCCATGAATTGCGCAGTCCACTTCATGGAATCATGGCCAGCAGCGAGTTGCTGCGAGAGAATATGTTGGACAGCCCACTCTTGTCGACTTTGGATATGCTGGATTCCTGCGCCACAACGTTACTCGACACGTTCAACAACTTACTCGACCACGCTGTGGTGACCCACACCGGCCGGGAACGTGACCACAAGTCACCGGCTGCACAGCTCCGAGTCACTGACTTGGGGCTGCTCGTGGAGGAAGTTGTGGAAGCCATCCGTGTCGGCCACCTATCTGGGAACGCCTTCCACATGCAATCGTCGATGCTCAAGAAGATAGCAGAACCAGTTAACAGCAGCGTACCCGACCGTCCATTACTCATCACCGTCCATGTCGCGATGAAATCTGCCTGGAGAATGCCCATCAACGTCGGTGCATGGAAGCGCATCGTCATGAACATTTTTGGAAATGCCCTGAAGTACACCTTGACTGGACGAATTGAGGTGAAACTCAAAACAGTTCAGCGACTGGATAAGACAGGGAAGTCTTCTGAGCATATCTCCTTCTCGGTGCAGGACACTGGGTTGGGAATGTCTTCTGACTATTTGAAGTATCACCTGTTCACTCCGTTTTCCCAGGAAAATAGCCACTCACCGGGCATGGGCCTCGGCCTCAGCATTGTCCAGCAACTGGTCAATGACCTCGGAGGCTTCGTTGAAGTTTACAGCTCGGTTGGCATAGGCACATGCGTCGAAGTCCTCGTTCCCCTGAATAAGGATGAGACGGATTCATCGGTGGCAGTGCCtgtccaacccccccagcaacTATTAGACGCACATCAACGCCAGCTCGCTGGTCGCACTTTGTGTCTGATCACGAGCGAAGCGTACAGTGCGTCCAACAACACTGGTCCAGGGGCCAACAAAGATCAGCGCCTTTGGACCATGAATGTCGAAAGGGCTTTGAAGTCCAACGCGGGTGAGACCCTTGGTATGACAGTGATCATACCAACACATAATGAGCCACTGCCAACCGCAGATATCTACGTTTTGGATTCTGGCGCGTCTCATGATACAGCACACAAAGACATTGATGACTTTATGGTCAGACATTCGCATATTGCGCCTTTGGTCTTGCTGTGCTCAGGCTCTGGGCCGCCATCATGCCTGAAGTCGAGTACAACAAAGAATCACCCTCttcacatccaccaccccctgggCCCCAGGAAACTGGCGGCAGTATTATGCGCGGCTCTTGAAGCCAAAACGCCTCTCAACATCGACACAGTCCGGCCCATCAATTCGGCCCAAGCATCTGCCGTCGCCAAATGGATTACGCCTGTCCCTCTCAGTCCGGGTGTTCCTGCGCTGGCGAAACTGAAAACAGAACTGGGACCAATAACCGGACCAGACCCTCGGCCGGCAGTGCCAGTGGAAGCGAAGACTAATAAGCCTATCACTTCACCAACGACGTCTAATGCTGGGGGCACCGCGCAATCCCCCTCCGCGCCCACCAGACATCTCTTGCTTGTTGAcgacaaccccatcaacatcaaactCCTCACACATGTGGTCCGCAAACTCAACCACACCTTTCTCACTGCAGCCAATGGCTTGGAAGCTGCACAACTTTACAAGAAATCCCTGGAAGGCCAGGGGGCGCGGTTTGATTTGGTGTTTATGGATATCAGCATGCCCATCATGAATGGCTTCGAGGCCACACGGGAAATTAGGCAGATGGAGGCCAACgcgggtgttgttgacaaaGTCAAGATTGTTGCTCTCACGGGACTAAGCAGCGACTTGAGCCGGAATGAGGCGACGGCGAGCGGGTGTGACTTGTTCCTGACGAAGCCAGTCAAGATGAATGTTGTCAGGGAGGTGCTGAATGAGCTGAACAACGATAGCGCAGGGGGGTGA